The sequence below is a genomic window from Corynebacterium afermentans subsp. afermentans.
CGGTACTCGCGGTAGAGGGAAAGCTCGACGTCAGCCTCGTAGTTGTCAAGATCCTCGGCGCTCATGCCTGCCCCTTCTTGCTGGACTGCCAATAGAAGTCGTCAGCGTCCCTGACGTTCGCATAACTATAACGGTGCTCAGGGCTCGCACCGTGGCGGCGCACCGCGTCCATGTGCACCTTTGTCGAATACCCCTTGTGGCCCTCCAAACCGTACTGGGGAAACGCTTGGGCCATCTCGCACACCAGCCGGTCCCGGCTCACCTTCGCCAGCACGCTGGCCGCGGCGATGCAGCGGGCCGTGTAGTCGCCTCCCACCACCGGCAGTTGGGGTGAAGGAAGTCCGGGGATACGGAAGGCGTCGATAAGCACGTAGCCCGGTGTAACCGAAAGCCCCGCGATGGCGCGGCGCGCGCCGTCAATGTTGGCGTGCTGGATCCCGCGGCGGTCGATCTCGGCCGCGGAGATATGCACCACCGAGTACGCCACCGCGGCGTTTTTCACCGCGTCGAAGAGCGCGTCGCGCTTGCGGGCGGTGAGTTTCTTGGAATCCGTCAGCTCCTCCAACGCCGGCTGCGGTGCTGTCGGCAGCACGCACGCAGCGATGGTGATGGGGCCGAAACATGCTCCGCGGCCGGCTTCGTCCACCCCCGCCACCGGGCCGAAGCCCGCCTTGTCTAAAGCGACCTCGTAGGTGCGCAGCTGCTTTAAGCGCCGCACGAGCCTACTGCTGGATGTCCGGGTCGCTCACGCCCTGCATGCGATTGATCGGGAACACCACAGCCTCGACCTTGCCGCGAATGTTTTCTTCCGGGATGGTGCCCTGGAACTGGTCGCCGATGTGCGCGCGCGAGTCCAGGGAGTTGGTGCGGTTATCGCCCATCATGAAGTAGTTGCCCTCCGGCACCGTCACAGGGCCGAAGAAGGGCCCGCCGCAAGCGTCGGAACCCGTGGATTCATCCACCGGGTAGAAGTTCGGCTGCAGGGTGTAGGACTGGTCGACCGGCTGGCCGTCCACCATGATCGCCGGGTCCCCCGCCTGGCAGGACACCGTCTGGCCACCGG
It includes:
- a CDS encoding ribonuclease HII, whose amino-acid sequence is MRRLKQLRTYEVALDKAGFGPVAGVDEAGRGACFGPITIAACVLPTAPQPALEELTDSKKLTARKRDALFDAVKNAAVAYSVVHISAAEIDRRGIQHANIDGARRAIAGLSVTPGYVLIDAFRIPGLPSPQLPVVGGDYTARCIAAASVLAKVSRDRLVCEMAQAFPQYGLEGHKGYSTKVHMDAVRRHGASPEHRYSYANVRDADDFYWQSSKKGQA
- the lepB gene encoding signal peptidase I; translated protein: MEIPVVVVLTLLIMFVIQTFIGRLYVIPSASMEPTLHGESGSGDRIFVEKVSYYFSDPEPGDVIVFAGTDSWNTGFDSNRSSNPVIRGMQEVGSWVGLVPKDENTLVKRIIATGGQTVSCQAGDPAIMVDGQPVDQSYTLQPNFYPVDESTGSDACGGPFFGPVTVPEGNYFMMGDNRTNSLDSRAHIGDQFQGTIPEENIRGKVEAVVFPINRMQGVSDPDIQQ